The genomic segment CATCGCCATCGCTTTTGCCGGCATCGTCTGTGCGATGGCGCCCGGCGCCAGCCCGGCGGACGGGCCGGCGATGAGTTCGCTGATCGTGGGCGATCTGCTGGGCACGCTGGCCGGGCTCGGCTGGGCCGCCACCACGGTCGTGATTCGTACCACGCGCCTGTCCGAAGAACGCCCGGTACTGACCCTGTCCTACCAGCTGACCATTGCCGGGATCTGCATGCTGATCGCCGCCGCGTTTACCGGCGACCTGTCTGCGATCACGCTCACGCCGGCCGTCGCGCTGAGCATGAGCTTTCAGACGCTGGGAATCGCCTTTGCCGTGCTGCTGCTCTGGTTCGCGCTGCTGCGGCGCTATCTGGCCTCGCGGCTGGGCGTGTTCTCGTTCCTGTCGCCGGTGTTCGGCGTGGTCTTCGGCGCCCTGCTGCTCGGCGATCCGCTGACCTGGAACTTCCTGGCCGGCGGGGCCGCGATCGTGGCCGGCGTGGTGCTGGTCAGCGCCCCGGGCCGCCGGTCGAATGCTTGACGCATAGTCGGCTTGCATAACCGACCGGGTCGCGCGGCCGGACGTACGCGCCCGCGAACTGCATGCCGATGCGCTGAGAGATTCGGGGGCGCATGACCATGGCCGCCGAGCGCCAGGGCCCGCACCGCGGGGCCCGCCTATTGTTCGCGACAGACATATCGCCCGCGGCGCGTCGACCGACCGCCGACCCGCGACCCGATCCAGACCTGGCGTTGAATCCGAACGCAACCAAGCAAGGGGCGTCGATCCGACCCCTCCAATTGACCGATGTAAAACGATCGTTTTACACTTCGGCCATGGATATAGATAAGCAACTACTCAGCGCGGCCGAGCGCCTGTTCGATCGCGACGGCTTCAACGCCACCGGCATGGGGCGGCTGGTTCGCGAAAGCAAGCTGTCGAGCCGCACCGTCTACAAGCACATCGGCAACAAGAACGCGCTCATGGCCCGTGTGCTGGCTGCGCGTCAGCAGCGCTTTTTCGAACAGACCGATTTCACCAGCACGACCACGCTGTTCGCATCGCTCAGGAACTGGTCGGCCACCGAGGGCGCACGCGGTTGCCTGTTCTTCCGCGCACTGGCCGAAACCGGCGGCGATATTCGGGACATCGCTGACGAAGTCACGG from the Salinisphaera sp. T31B1 genome contains:
- a CDS encoding DMT family transporter, with amino-acid sequence MATPAAELHHSPNTQRRALDLQGSLLMLVFCLALGLQQVAIKWVAADIAPLAQIAIRSAIAAILVIAVARVRGVRLADARAVFWPGVAVGVGFLAEFSFVAIGLGYTTASHMSVFLYTAPIFAALGLHWLVPGEQLGLRHWIGIAIAFAGIVCAMAPGASPADGPAMSSLIVGDLLGTLAGLGWAATTVVIRTTRLSEERPVLTLSYQLTIAGICMLIAAAFTGDLSAITLTPAVALSMSFQTLGIAFAVLLLWFALLRRYLASRLGVFSFLSPVFGVVFGALLLGDPLTWNFLAGGAAIVAGVVLVSAPGRRSNA
- a CDS encoding helix-turn-helix domain-containing protein; the encoded protein is MDIDKQLLSAAERLFDRDGFNATGMGRLVRESKLSSRTVYKHIGNKNALMARVLAARQQRFFEQTDFTSTTTLFASLRNWSATEGARGCLFFRALAETGGDIRDIADEVTAYHRMLRARIADLVARETGTVDDDLTDQILALFEGATAAATYRGTAVIDAASACAQQLIAAGAPQ